The DNA segment GACGCGGGCGCTGCAGGTGATCGTGCGCTCGGCGATGGCAGGCGACAACCTGGAGGCGGCCCACTGGGCCATCCGCGAGTTGGAGATTCGCCAGCCCGATTCCCCGACAGCCCCGGTGCTGCGGTCCGAGTTGGCACTGCGACGAGGGGATCTTCACGAGGCGCTCAGCGAGGCGATGGAGGCTGTGCGCCGAAGGCCGCAGGATGCGCAGGCACTCGACCAGATCGTCCGCGTGCGTGTGCTGCGTGGCGAAGCGGAACAGGCTGTCCAGGACGCTGTGGCGGCCGTGCAACGTCGGGGTACCGGAGGCCTCACAGCGGGCATCGCGGCCTTGCACTACCTCGAAGCACAGCAGCTCGAGGTGGCTCAACGAGTGTTCTCCGTCCAGCGCTCAGGTGACGAACTGGCCTGCGCCTTCGCCACCGCTGCCCAGGCGCTTCTCCATGCACGGCGGAAGCACTATGCAGAGGCGCTGCGCCAGGCCGAACGCTCAGTGGGATATGCCGGACGCATCCCGGCCTGGGCTGGTTCGGAGTACTGCCGGCAACGCATCGCCGAGTGCCTGCGGGAGACGCTGGAGCTCTCCAAGGCCTCTGGCGAGGAGGTCCCCGAGGCGCTGGCGCAGCAGGTTGCTTCCCTGCAACCGCCTGAAGAGGCCGCGACGTAGACTGCAGCACCGGTCAGTGTGATGCTATCCCCCACTCGTCCTCCCCTGTGTTTCGCTTGCGACGGTCTCGTACAGTTGCGCGGTGCCTGCGACCATGCGCTCCAAAGTGTAGCGCTCGCGCACCAGGGCTGAGGCTGCCTCACCACGTCGCCGACCTTCCTGCGGATCCGCCAGCGCCGCGAGCAGAGCCCGCGCAAGGTCTGCAGAGTCGCCTGGGCGGGCAAGCCAACCCGTCTGTCCTTCGTGCACGATGTCGCGGATGCCCGGGATGTCGCTGCCGACGACGGCGCAACCCGCTCCGGCAGCCTCGATCACCGCATAGGGGCAGCCCTCCCACAGCGACGGCTGGCAGAAGACGTCTGTGCAGGCCATCAGCTCGGCCACGTCATCTCGCGGGCCGAGAAACTGCACCGACCCATCAGCCGGCCGGCGCAGACCACCACTCGCGGCGCCCACATCACCGGCCACCAGGAGTCTCGCCTGGGGCATCTGCCGCCGGACCGTCTCCAGAGCCGCTACCGCGTAGGCGTGCCCTTTCTGCTTGCGCACATCCCCGGCGCACAGGATCACGAGCGCTTCCTCAGGGAGCCCCAACTGCCTGCGTTTCGCTTCACGGTCGACCTGCGCCGTGGGCCCGAAGGCCACGCCGTTTTCGATCACCACGACCTGCTCAGGACGGCCGACTCCGGCCGTCAGCGCGACCTCGCGTTCACTGTCGCAGACCGCGATCAGCCGAGTGGTGATTCGCGCCAGTCGCCTCTCGGTCAGCAGATAGGCCAAGCGCAGCGGCCCAGGCACGTGCATCAGGAAGGGGAAGCCGTGGGGAGTGTACAGAACCGCCGGCACACGGGCGCGATGGGCGGCAATCCGCCCAAGCACACCAGCCTTGGCGCTGTGGGTGTGGACGATGTCGGGCTGCAGACGCCCGAGCTCTCGCTCCAGGGCCCGCAGGCAAGCGAGGTCGCGGCCCGGGGAGAGCCCGCGGACCATGGGGAGAAGGGTGACGGCGACGCCGGCGTCCTCAAGCGTCTGCCGGGTCTCCTCCGGCGCGGGATCACGCTCGGCGGACAGAATCGCGTGCAACTCGAAGCACTTACGATCCAGTCCCCGGCACAGGTCCAGGACGTGCTTCCGAGTGCCGCCGACGGTCGCTTCGAGGACCTGCACGACCCGCAGTCGGCTACTTGCCACGACCTCGTCCCAGCTTCCCGGCGATCTTGCCCGTGACCTTGCGCAGAGCCTGACTGACGATGCTGAGCTCCTCGATGTGCAGGGCGGCGGCGACGCCGAGCAGTACCACGACGGCTACGGCGAAGTTCATCGCCAGTTCCGCAAGCGACTGCAGCTTCACGCCTCCGCGACCCGCGAGCATCGTCTCCAGCATGGGCGTCGCCTGCTGGTTCGCCAGGAGCAGGGCGATCACCATCACGCCGGTGCAGATTGCCAGCTTCACTGCGAAGCTCACGACGGCCGCCCGGTTGATCTTGCCGATGCGCCCGCGGAGCATCGCGTACAGCACGAGGATCTTGCCGGTCTTGCTGATGGTCAGGGCCGCGGCGACCCAGGAGAGCTTGGCCTTCGGCGTCGCGCCGAGATGATAGACACCAAAGTAGCTAATGAGGATGTGGACGATCACGAACACGACGCCCATCACGTTCGGCGTCGTGGTGTCCTTGAGCGCAAAGTACCAGTGGTTGATGGGAGCGTCCAGCGCTGAGAAGAACAGACCGGGCGAGTACCAGTAGACGCCCAGTGCAGAAAGGTCGGCCTGCTCGCTCGTGAAGCCGCCATGCTGGTACATGAGCTGGATGAGCGGCAGCGAGGCGATCATCAGGGCGGCGCTGACCGGGATGAAGATGAAGGCCATGGCGCGCGTCATCGTGACCAGGGCATCGGCCATCTTGTCCTTCTCGCCACGGATCGCCCACTCGGACAGGAACGGGTAGACGACGAAGCTGACAGCCAGCGCCAGGGTCTGAAGCAGCACGTCGGGGATCTTCCGGGCGAAGTCGAGGCACGTGTAAACGCCCTCGCCGATCACGCTTCCGAAGCGGCTGTCGGCCCAAGTACGCAAGGTGGCGAAGATCAGCCCCAGCACCACCGGGGGCATCAGCCGGAGGACGGTGCGTGCATGAGGGTTCCGCCATACGTCGGCCGTGAAGCGGAACATCCGCAGCTTGCTCCACAGGCCGGGTAGCTGCACGAGAAAGCGGATGCTGCCACCGATCAACACTGCCCAGGCGGCCCCATAGACGGCATCCTTGGGTCGGCCCGGCCACAGGAGGGCGACCAGCACGACGAAGATCACGACAAGAGCCGTGCGAAAGGCCGCCTCCGCGACTGCGGGAAGGGTGAAGCGCTTGTAGGCATGGAGCGTGAGTTCGGGCATGACCGAGAGCGAGAAGAGCACCAGGGCGGGAGCCATGATTCGCAGCATCACGACACCGCGGTGCAGGTCCTCCGGCGAGTCGGCCAACCCGGCTCCTACAAGCAGAAGAAGCGGCTCGGCGAAGATCACACACAAGGCCGCCAGGATCAGCAGCAGGACGAACTGGAACCCGGTCATCACGCTGGTGACGTCCCAGGCCGCTTCTTCTCCCTCTTCCCGGCGCACCCGCACGAACTCGGGAAGGTACGTGGGGCGCATCAGCTTCTCGACCTTGGTGTAGATCGTGTAGATGACGCTGTTGTAGGCGATCTTGTAGGCGTCGGTGTGCCGTCCGGCCCCGAGGCTGGACAGCACGACCTCCTTGCCGATCCCCATCACTCGCCCGAGGGCCAGAAAGGCGGTGATGATGATGGCAGCGATCCCCATCTGTCTTCCGGCCCGAGCGTCAGACTCAAGATCCGACCGCTCCAGGTCCTTGAAGGGTGCAGCATCGTTGTCTGCAG comes from the Armatimonadia bacterium genome and includes:
- a CDS encoding glycosyltransferase family 4 protein, giving the protein MASSRLRVVQVLEATVGGTRKHVLDLCRGLDRKCFELHAILSAERDPAPEETRQTLEDAGVAVTLLPMVRGLSPGRDLACLRALERELGRLQPDIVHTHSAKAGVLGRIAAHRARVPAVLYTPHGFPFLMHVPGPLRLAYLLTERRLARITTRLIAVCDSEREVALTAGVGRPEQVVVIENGVAFGPTAQVDREAKRRQLGLPEEALVILCAGDVRKQKGHAYAVAALETVRRQMPQARLLVAGDVGAASGGLRRPADGSVQFLGPRDDVAELMACTDVFCQPSLWEGCPYAVIEAAGAGCAVVGSDIPGIRDIVHEGQTGWLARPGDSADLARALLAALADPQEGRRRGEAASALVRERYTLERMVAGTAQLYETVASETQGRTSGG
- a CDS encoding lipid II flippase MurJ; the encoded protein is MEEDLTPADNDAAPFKDLERSDLESDARAGRQMGIAAIIITAFLALGRVMGIGKEVVLSSLGAGRHTDAYKIAYNSVIYTIYTKVEKLMRPTYLPEFVRVRREEGEEAAWDVTSVMTGFQFVLLLILAALCVIFAEPLLLLVGAGLADSPEDLHRGVVMLRIMAPALVLFSLSVMPELTLHAYKRFTLPAVAEAAFRTALVVIFVVLVALLWPGRPKDAVYGAAWAVLIGGSIRFLVQLPGLWSKLRMFRFTADVWRNPHARTVLRLMPPVVLGLIFATLRTWADSRFGSVIGEGVYTCLDFARKIPDVLLQTLALAVSFVVYPFLSEWAIRGEKDKMADALVTMTRAMAFIFIPVSAALMIASLPLIQLMYQHGGFTSEQADLSALGVYWYSPGLFFSALDAPINHWYFALKDTTTPNVMGVVFVIVHILISYFGVYHLGATPKAKLSWVAAALTISKTGKILVLYAMLRGRIGKINRAAVVSFAVKLAICTGVMVIALLLANQQATPMLETMLAGRGGVKLQSLAELAMNFAVAVVVLLGVAAALHIEELSIVSQALRKVTGKIAGKLGRGRGK